From a region of the Capricornis sumatraensis isolate serow.1 chromosome 22, serow.2, whole genome shotgun sequence genome:
- the LOC138069293 gene encoding putative olfactory receptor 2B8 — protein MERANDSAFSGFILLGFSNQPQLETALFVVILIIYFLSCLGNGAIILLSTMDPHLHTPMYFFLSNLSFMDLCLTTCTVPQTLANFKGKDKTITYGGCVTQLFIALGLGGVECVLLSVMAYDRYVAVCRPLHYMVIVHPQLCLQLVVTAWLTGFGNAVVQTALTMTLPLCGKNQVDHFFCEVPVMLKLACTNTSVNETEVFTVSTFFLVVPLSLILVSYGHITRAVLKIKSAQGRQKAFGTCGSHLMVVIIFFGTLISMYLQPPSSYSQDVNKSIALFYTLVTPLLNPLIYTLRNKEVKGALRRQMRRILDLRQS, from the coding sequence ATGGAAAGAGCTAACGACAGCGCCTTCTCTGGGTTCATTCTCCTGGGCTTCTCCAACCAGCCCCAGCTGGAAACGGCTCTCTTTGTGGTCATCCTGATCATCTACTTCTTGAGCTGCTTAGGCAATGGCGCCATTATACTTTTGTCAACGATGGATCCTCACCTCCACACCCctatgtacttcttcctctccaacctctcttttatggacctttgtttgaCTACATGCACTGTCCCTCAGACCCTGGCCAACTTTAAGGGGAAGGACAAGACCATCACCTATGGCGGCTGTGTGACCCAGCTCTTCATTGCCTTGGGACTTGGGGGAGTAGAGTGTGTCCTCCTGTCTGTCATGGCCTATGACCGGTATGTAGCTGTGTGCCGTCCCCTCCACTACATGGTGATCGTGCATCCCCAGCTTTGCTTGCAGCTGGTTGTAACTGCTTGGCTTACAGGCTTTGGCAATGCTGTAGTCCAGACAGCACTGACCATGACTCTTCCCCTCTGTGGTAAAAACCAAGTGGACCATTTCTTCTGTGAAGTTCCAGTGATGCTGAAACTGGCCTGCACCAACACCTCTGTCAATGAGACTGAAGTCTTCACTGTCAGTACCTTCTTCTTGGTGGTGCCCCTGTCACTCATCTTAGTATCCTACGGTCACATTACCCGTGCAGTCCTGAAGATAAAGTCGGCCCAAGGGAGACAGAAGGCTTTTGGAACCTGTGGTTCTCACCTAATGGtagtgattattttctttgggaCGCTCATCTCCATGTACCTTCAGCCTCCTTCCAGCTATTCACAGGATGTGAACAAAAGCATTGCACTCTTCTATACTCTGGTGACTCCCCTGCTTAATCCCCTGATTTACACTTTGAGAAACAAGGAAGTCAAAGGGGCACTAAGGAGACAAATGAGGAGAATCCTAGACTTGAGACAGAGTTAA